A single window of Synechococcus sp. CBW1004 DNA harbors:
- a CDS encoding VOC family protein, with translation MTRSCFHLSIPAIDLEATVRWYVDGLGCRPGRRSPDAAILDLGGHQLVAQRLAQGSFPESQRGIYPRHFGLVFEEWNTWRSLHERVSAAGIAFAVAPKCRFPGEVLEHHTFFLTDPSDNWLEFKHYSHPEAILGCVDQAVVGDALFR, from the coding sequence ATGACGCGCAGCTGTTTCCACCTGTCCATCCCTGCGATCGATCTGGAGGCAACGGTGCGTTGGTACGTCGACGGACTGGGATGCCGGCCGGGCCGCCGCAGCCCTGACGCTGCGATTCTGGATCTGGGAGGCCATCAGCTGGTGGCCCAGCGTCTGGCTCAGGGCTCGTTCCCGGAGTCTCAACGGGGCATTTATCCGCGCCACTTCGGGCTGGTGTTCGAGGAATGGAACACCTGGAGGTCTCTGCACGAGCGCGTCAGCGCTGCAGGGATTGCCTTCGCGGTGGCACCGAAATGCCGTTTCCCCGGCGAAGTGCTGGAGCACCACACGTTCTTTCTGACGGATCCCAGCGACAACTGGCTGGAGTTCAAGCACTACAGCCATCCCGAGGCGATCCTGGGCTGTGTGGATCAGGCCGTCGTGGGTGATGCCCTGTTCCGATGA
- a CDS encoding META domain-containing protein, whose product MACAARLFQVALASTTLLGVVGPVMAGELNGTAALSQPFPLPSDAVLDLQLIELVGAGDSTVLVGRTRTPVRSRAPFTFSVPYLDAAIRPDSRYSLRAGIRQANRLLFSTTAAMAVIPGRPAPVRVLLEPVGDAPLRGLPWLRAPAASVPTPLGAPRQEQQFRLDPLTRELTGSGDCNRFIGTYALQGENLRLEPAGGTRLDCEPAVNADEARFLADLLEVRRWRLDRQGRLELLDESGDVRLLMEARPL is encoded by the coding sequence TTGGCCTGTGCCGCGCGGCTGTTCCAGGTCGCCCTCGCCAGCACGACATTGCTGGGCGTCGTCGGGCCCGTGATGGCCGGGGAGCTGAACGGAACAGCCGCCCTCAGCCAGCCCTTTCCGCTTCCAAGCGATGCCGTGCTCGATCTGCAGCTGATCGAGCTCGTTGGCGCGGGGGATTCCACGGTGCTGGTCGGCCGAACCCGCACGCCGGTGCGAAGTCGAGCCCCCTTCACCTTCAGCGTGCCTTACCTCGACGCGGCCATCCGCCCGGACAGCCGCTACAGCCTGCGGGCCGGCATCCGCCAGGCCAATCGGCTGCTGTTCAGCACCACGGCAGCCATGGCGGTGATCCCTGGGCGTCCCGCACCGGTGCGGGTGCTGCTGGAACCGGTCGGGGATGCGCCGTTACGGGGCCTGCCGTGGCTGCGGGCGCCGGCGGCGAGCGTTCCGACCCCGTTGGGGGCGCCCAGGCAGGAGCAGCAGTTCCGCCTGGATCCTCTCACCCGTGAGCTGACCGGCAGCGGCGACTGCAATCGCTTCATCGGAACCTATGCCTTGCAGGGAGAGAACCTGCGGCTCGAGCCAGCCGGCGGCACGAGGCTGGACTGCGAACCCGCCGTGAACGCCGATGAAGCGCGCTTCCTGGCCGATCTGCTGGAGGTGCGGCGCTGGCGCCTCGATCGTCAGGGCCGTCTGGAGCTGCTGGATGAGAGTGGCGACGTGCGGTTGCTGATGGAGGCGCGGCCGTTGTGA
- a CDS encoding isopenicillin N synthase family oxygenase has translation MAPSLAAPEAEGVDAILDVDLLAFERGDGQRRRAVIDGVRRSLATGFVYCRSDLSEELIDTAYALLAQFFALPAEQKQRFHASGSSGQTGYTGLLVETAAGEVRADWKEMLNWAEPLPSGHPLRRRHPLLYPEQLLPEAVVPGITAVLLDFHRALAELQRRFLRVIALGIGCAETFFDEMVQDAPTLTRALRYPPMPAAPGQGHLWAAAHADINLITALPRASAPGLEVQVEERWVPACPPPGRVILNTGLMLERLSNGLIPAGWHRVVAPAGETGERFSVVQFCHARPWTVLAPLASCCTPAHPQRFSAITAADALEEVLYRINLLETPGGSGASS, from the coding sequence ATGGCACCTAGCCTTGCGGCCCCGGAAGCCGAGGGTGTGGACGCGATTCTTGATGTCGATCTCCTGGCCTTCGAACGGGGCGACGGGCAGCGGCGCCGTGCGGTGATCGATGGCGTGCGGCGCAGCCTGGCAACCGGGTTCGTGTACTGCCGCAGCGATCTCTCCGAGGAGCTGATCGACACCGCTTACGCCCTGCTGGCGCAGTTCTTCGCGCTGCCTGCGGAGCAGAAGCAGCGGTTCCATGCCAGCGGCAGCAGCGGTCAGACGGGATACACGGGCCTGCTGGTGGAAACCGCCGCCGGCGAAGTCCGGGCTGACTGGAAGGAGATGCTCAACTGGGCCGAACCCCTGCCTTCGGGCCATCCCCTCCGTCGCCGTCACCCGCTCCTCTACCCCGAGCAGCTGCTGCCGGAAGCGGTCGTGCCCGGCATCACCGCGGTGCTCCTCGATTTCCACCGTGCCCTGGCCGAGCTGCAGCGGCGTTTCCTGCGCGTGATCGCCCTTGGGATCGGCTGCGCCGAGACCTTCTTCGACGAGATGGTGCAGGACGCCCCCACCCTCACCCGGGCCCTGCGTTACCCACCGATGCCGGCTGCGCCAGGGCAAGGGCATCTGTGGGCCGCGGCGCACGCCGATATCAACCTGATCACGGCCCTGCCCCGCGCCAGTGCACCCGGCCTCGAGGTGCAGGTGGAGGAGCGGTGGGTGCCGGCCTGTCCTCCGCCGGGACGGGTGATCCTCAACACCGGTCTGATGCTGGAGCGGCTCAGCAACGGCCTGATTCCCGCCGGGTGGCACCGGGTGGTGGCCCCGGCCGGTGAGACCGGCGAGCGGTTCAGCGTGGTGCAGTTCTGCCATGCACGCCCCTGGACCGTGCTGGCGCCCCTGGCGAGCTGCTGCACCCCTGCGCATCCCCAGCGGTTCAGCGCGATCACAGCGGCTGACGCACTGGAGGAAGTGCTGTATCGGATCAATCTGCTCGAGACCCCCGGCGGCTCCGGCGCTTCTTCCTAG